The sequence CGTGCTTGTAAGCCACTTCCCGCAGCGCCCATTTGGCCGTCACGAGCTGATCGGCCGCGTCCTCGATGGGCACCGGCAGGAACTCGATCTCGTGCTGCACCATCTCCAGATCGCCGGAGATGATGTTGCCCACCTCGGCGTGGCCGTACTTGATCATGCCGCCCATCTCGCTGATCACCTGCATGGCCTCGCGCCGCACCAGGCCCCATTTCGAGAAGGGGTGGGATTCGTGGTAGCCCTTCTGTTCCACGATGGGATAGATGCGGTCCACTTCGGAAAACAGGTAGTATTCCAGCTCGCCCAGGGCTTCCAGCGTGGCGCCAGTCTTAGTTTTCAGTTCGCACTGGGCCTTGCGCAGAATGTATTCCGGCGCGCTCTCCAGTGGGTCGCCCTGGTTGTTGTAGAAGGAGCAGATGAAGTCGAGGGTGGGCACTTCGCTGAAGGGGTTCACGAAGGCCGTGCGGTACCGCGGCACCACGTAGAGGTCGCTGGAATCGGCGGAGACGAAGGAGAAGAGGCTGGAGCCATCCACCCGCTCGCCCATGGAGAGCACTTTGTCGAGATGCGCCTTGCTGTTGATGACGAAGTTCAGCTTCTTGAGGCGGCCATCCCCTGCCACGTAGCGGAAATTGAACATGCGGATGTCGTTTTCTTTGATGAAGCGGATGATGTCCTGCTTGGTGAACTCCGCCGCAGGCTTCCCCAGGGCGCGCACGAGCTTGTTGGGGCTGAGGGCGATGGCATCGTTCATGGGGGTTCCTCTCGATTCCGTTCAGTCAAGGCCGGTGGAAGCTGCGCCAAGGTCGCGCACGGAGGCCTGCTGATCCCTTCTTGCCCAAGCGGATGGCATCGCCCTTCACCGGTTCAAAACGGCGGGCGGGACTCCCCGTTGGGCGAGGATGGGATCCAGCACGGATGGGTGCTCATAGCGGCAACGGCCAGGCTCGCAATGGCGGAGACCTTCAGAGGAGTACTTCGCGTACCCGTCGGCGAAGATGGTGACCACGGTCTTGCACCTGCCCTGGAGCTGTTTGGCGGCGAGGAAGTTGGCGCCGGAGGAGATGCCTACACAGAACCCGTGGGTCTCACCGAGCCACTTCGCGGCCTCCCGCGCATCGTCGCCGGGGATCCGGATGACCTCGCTGATGATGGGATTCAATCCTCCCAGGCCATCACCGGCGATCGCAGGGATGAACCCGTCGCCGATGCCGTAGATGGGGTGGGGTCCGGCGGGGCCGCCGCTCATGACCGCCGATTCAGTGGGTTCGACAGCCACCACGAGGACTCGCGGATTCGCTTCACGGATCGCCTGCGCCACGCCGACCAGGGTTCCGCCGGTGCCCACGCCCGCCACAAAGGCATTGGGAAGTCCCATGCCTTCCGCCTCAAGCTGCGCCAGGATTTCCCTTCCGGTGGTTTCCCGGTGGCAGTCCACGTTCAAGGGATTCGCAAACTGGTCTGAAGTGAAGGCGCCCCGTTCCGCCACGATCCGGTCGCGCACCGCCGCAGCCTCGGCGAAGCTGCCTTCCTTCGAAGAAAGCACCAGTTCGGCGCCGAGGGCCCGGATCACGTCCTTGCGCTCTTCCGTCATGTTCTCCGGCATTACGATCGTGACTTTATAGCCCCTGGCCCGGCCGAAATAGGCCAGGGCGATGCCGGTGTTGCCGCTGGTCGCTTCAATGATCTCCATGCCGGGCCTGAGCAGGCCGAGTTCCTCGCTTCTTTCAATGATGTAGCGGGCGATCCGGTCCTTCACGCTCCCGGTCGGATTGGTGCATTCCAGCTTGGCCCAGATCCCGTCCACAAGGATGAGCGGCGTCCTGCCCACCTCGGTCATGCGCTGATCCATCGGATGCCCCCCGCCATGCCAAACCACTGAAGGAGATTGGAGAAGCCGCCGCACGAAGGGTGGCTCCACAAGTCTGAGGCCTCCCTGGGTTATGGATGCGGGGTTGTGACGATTCGCACCCCCCGGCGCAGGGAACGGGACGAGGTTCCGTTCGGGAGTGGATTCTGTTTTTTCACAGGTGTTCCCTTGCCAATCGGGCCCCGCTGGATCATCCTTCCAGAACTTTTTGAGGAGGAACCATGCGTCTGCCCGCCCTGTTTTTTGCTTTTTCGACCATCCTGGGCGCCCAGGAACCGCCCATGCCCAAACCGACCCCCCACCACCTGGCCATGAAGTCCTTGGAAGGCACCTGGGATGCGGTGGTGAAGATGCACATGGCGCCCGGAAAGCCCCCCATGGAATCCAAGGGTGTTGAAGTGAACAAGCTGGTTCTGGGCGGGCTGTGGATCCAGTCGGAGTTCACCTCTGAGATGATGGGCGCACCCTTCGAGGGGCGCGGGCTGTTCGGCTACGACCCCGCCACGCACAAGCATGTGGGCACCTGGGTGGATTCCATGACCACCTCCATGGCGCTTTCCACGGGCACCTGCAAGAACGAGTGCAAGGAGATGACCTGCTTCTTCAAGGCTCCAGGGATGGACGGGAAGCCGGCCACGTTCAAGGAAGTCAGCGTCGAGAAGGATGCCGACCACCGCACCATGGCCATGTTCATCAAGGGCAAGGACGGAGCCTACCACCTCAATATGGAAATCGAGTACACGCGGAGGAAGTGAATATCGGCGGGTTGCGCCGGCTCGCCGGTCGGATGCTGGCGTTCGCCGATTCCAGGTTCACCCCCGCAACCGGGGGCTTTACCTTGAAAAGGTCATCGCCGGAGTCCCCATGCAAACCATTGCCCTTTCCATCCTTCACCGCTCCAAGGCCGCCCGGGTGGCCTTCGGATTAGCCGTCATCGGGCTCCCTTCGGCCGCCCAGGCCAAGGAACAGGTGCTTCTTTCCTTGAAGGACGCCAGGGGAACAGAAGTCCAATCCTCGGGGTTCTCGCTCCCCAAGGCCATGAAGATCCATGTCTATGCCAAAGGCGGGAGCGTTGAAGAGGAACCCTACTTCGCCTATGGCTGGATCCTCGACGCCGCCACCCGCGAAGTCGTGTGGCAGATGGATGGCCGCACGGCTCGTGCGGAGGGGGTCTATCAGGTGGCGGACGCCTACCTCGACCTCCCGCAAGGCAGCTACGAGGCCTACTACACGCATCATGCGTATGGGCAAATGGGTTCGTTTTTCATGTCTTCGCCCCGGAACCTGGACCGCCGGCCAAGAAAAACCGGCGCGGACCAAGAGTATTCCCATGGGAAGTGGCTGCACCGGTTGTTCAGCGGCGGATCCAGAGGGCCTGGCGCCTGGGAGCGCCGTGTCGGGAACTATGGGATGGAGATCTACCTGCCCGCCCAGGAAGCGGGTTTGGCGCAGACCTTCAAAGCGCCCCTGAACTGGAAGAACGAATTCATTGCCCTGGTTCCGGACAAGGACCGCGGCCGCTGGAATGCTTCCTTCCATGCCCGCCGGGCCGTGACCCTGCATGTCTACGCGCAGGGGGAATACGCCGGGGATCATGAATTCGCAGATTACGGCTGGATCCTCGACGCCCGCACCCGGCGCCCGGTCTGGACGATGACCTCAGAGAAGGCCCAGTACGGGGGCGGCGAGAAAAAGAACCGCCGGCAGGTGGAGACCCTACAGCTTCCGCCCGGGGATTACATCGCCACCTATGTGACGGATGGTTCCCATTCCCCCTCCGACTGGAATGCGGCGCCGCCCTGCGATCCCCTCCGCTACGGACTGGTGCTCGCCCTACCCAAGGAGGGCGACCGGTCCCAGGTGGAGCTGGTGGCCGCCCCTGAGACGCCGCCGGTGCTCGCGGAACTGGTGCGCGTGGGAAACCACCAGAACGAGCGCAAGCCTTTCACCCTTTCGGTTCGGGCCAAGGTGCGCGTCTATGCCATCGGCGAGGGCCATGACGATGAGCTGGCGGACACGGCCTGGATCGAGGACGGCCAGGGCAAGGCCGTCTGGTCCATGTCGGCCAAGAACACCCTGCACGCCGGCGGCGCAGAAAAAAACCGCGTGGCGGATGAAGTGCTGGATCTACCCAAGGGTTCCTACACCCTCCGAGTCCGCACCGATGGCTCCCATGCCTACTCCCGGTGGAACGATTCAGCCCCCTGGGATGCTGAGCGCTACGGCGCGACGGTGTACGCGGTGAAATAGGGGTTACAGGCAAAGATCGCGATAGGCGCTGGCTGTGGATGGGTCTGATAATATTTTTAAATAATTTGAATTAGTGATCAAATTTTATGACTAATATCACTTGGCCTCAGGCATCTGCGTTCCCCAGTAATATTTATCAAAAAATGGTTTGAAATCTTTCTTTGTAATGAAGTTCAACAAGCCGATGACATCCTCTGTGCTGCCGAATTTCCAATTGAAGCTCTTCTGGTAGGACTTCAAGAAGGTTGCGAAGGCTTTTTCTCCGACCTCCTGATGCAGGCAGTACAGGAGGTAGGCGCTCTTGTCATATAAAATTCCGCTCCTCGATCGGAAATCAGTGGCCCCGTCCTTGCTGGAAATGCGGTTCACCAGGGGAATGCTCGAAGCGTCGGCATAGTGGCTGGCATTCTCCCGCCATGTTTTGACCATGGACTGATAGTAGCTTTCGCCCCTGGCGTACCGGATGCACAAGGCGGCGCAGTACTCGGCGAAACCCTCGGTGATCCACTGTTCCTCATAGGAGGGCATCTTCACGGCATGGCCCCAGTAGGCGTGGGCGACTTCATGGGCAATCCTTGCGTTGATGCCACCAGAGAAGATCTTGGTCAGCGTGGATGATGTCTGGTCGAAGGCCTCGTTCGTGATGAACATCATCCCGGCGGGCGCCTGGCCGAAACCCCACTGGTTGATCTGGATGACGGTGTATTGCTTGAACGGGAAAGGGCCCAGGATCGGCTGGTAATATTTGATGAATTCCCGCGTGAGTTTCAATAGCTTCTTCTCGTTTCCACCCTGGTGCGCGTATGTCGCCAGACGGATGCTGAGGCCGTCCTGGGTCTCCTCGAAGAGGTTGTAGGCGCCCGCCATGGCCACAAAGAATTGGATGGGTTTGTCGCACCGGGTCTCGAGGATCTGGAAGTCGCCATCCTCCTTCAAGGAGACGATTTCACCGGATGCGAAGGGGGTATAGGGCTTTTTCACGCGTAACTTGCATGTCGCGGTATAAAACTGTCCTCCGAGTTCCGGCTGGGGGAACCAGCTGTTGACGCCTAGCTGCCAAAAGTTGTCTCCCCCCGGGTGGATCAGATCCCCTTCGATCTCGAATCGGATCTTGGTGGGCGTGGTGGTGGAAACCGGTTCGGGGAAGACTACCAGAAGCCCGTCCCGGTCATGGTGGAAGGGCAATGGCCTTCCCTTTCCATCGGTCACCTTGAGCAGCTTGACCGCGTG comes from Holophagaceae bacterium and encodes:
- a CDS encoding glutamine synthetase produces the protein MNDAIALSPNKLVRALGKPAAEFTKQDIIRFIKENDIRMFNFRYVAGDGRLKKLNFVINSKAHLDKVLSMGERVDGSSLFSFVSADSSDLYVVPRYRTAFVNPFSEVPTLDFICSFYNNQGDPLESAPEYILRKAQCELKTKTGATLEALGELEYYLFSEVDRIYPIVEQKGYHESHPFSKWGLVRREAMQVISEMGGMIKYGHAEVGNIISGDLEMVQHEIEFLPVPIEDAADQLVTAKWALREVAYKHGLEVTFAPKIIVGQAGSGLHIHSRLVKDGVNLMADENGLTDTARKVIAGYLMCSESLTAFGNTVPTSFLRLVPHQEAPTSICWGDRNRSVLVRVPLGWVGVGDKMQRDANPLEGPGTGRFENNQTVEIRSPDGSANIHLLLAGLAVAARYGLEHPDALKIAEQLFVRADAAKVQGLKQLPASCFEAGACLKRDRDRYEAGGVFPAGLIDSLVQNLQAFDDQHLSEKLFGNADALRQLVNRHLQCG
- a CDS encoding PLP-dependent cysteine synthase family protein; translated protein: MDQRMTEVGRTPLILVDGIWAKLECTNPTGSVKDRIARYIIERSEELGLLRPGMEIIEATSGNTGIALAYFGRARGYKVTIVMPENMTEERKDVIRALGAELVLSSKEGSFAEAAAVRDRIVAERGAFTSDQFANPLNVDCHRETTGREILAQLEAEGMGLPNAFVAGVGTGGTLVGVAQAIREANPRVLVVAVEPTESAVMSGGPAGPHPIYGIGDGFIPAIAGDGLGGLNPIISEVIRIPGDDAREAAKWLGETHGFCVGISSGANFLAAKQLQGRCKTVVTIFADGYAKYSSEGLRHCEPGRCRYEHPSVLDPILAQRGVPPAVLNR
- a CDS encoding DUF1579 domain-containing protein, with translation MRLPALFFAFSTILGAQEPPMPKPTPHHLAMKSLEGTWDAVVKMHMAPGKPPMESKGVEVNKLVLGGLWIQSEFTSEMMGAPFEGRGLFGYDPATHKHVGTWVDSMTTSMALSTGTCKNECKEMTCFFKAPGMDGKPATFKEVSVEKDADHRTMAMFIKGKDGAYHLNMEIEYTRRK